The following are encoded in a window of Pecten maximus unplaced genomic scaffold, xPecMax1.1, whole genome shotgun sequence genomic DNA:
- the LOC117318618 gene encoding uncharacterized protein K02A2.6-like, translated as MTSQQVLMHYDPKLPVVLPCDASPFGLGAVLSHRLESGDEKPIAYASRSLSTAEKNYSQIDKEALGIVWGVKKFYAYLYGRKFTLITDHQPLVSIFHPQKGIPATTAARLQRYALYLSGFQYTIEFKGTKRHGNADGLSRLPLQQGGEFQESDVDVAHVFMMSQFENLPVSVQEVRQATRRDPTLSQILNMVMNGWNRDVKAVPDLAAYFSRKSELTVHEGCVMWGIRVVIPEKLKPKVMDQIHEGHLGAGKMKSLARSYVWWPEIDTDLENQAKKCHGCVLHKNNPNAAPVHPWEWPQRPWQRVHADFRRAI; from the coding sequence atgacatcacaacAAGTGCTGATGCACTATGATCCGAAACTACCAGTTGTATTGCCATGTGACGCCTCACCTTTTGGACTTGGCGCTGTTTTGTCACATCGCCTGGAGAGTGGTGATGAAAAGCCCATTGCATACGCTTCACGGAGTCTGTCAACAGCTGAAAAGAACTATTCTCAAATAGATAAAGAAGCTTTGGGAATTGTGTGGGGAGTTAAAAAGTTCTATGCCTATCTGTATGGCCGGAAATTTACCTTGATAACAGATCATCAGCCACTGGTTTCGATATTTCACCCTCAGAAAGGTATTCCAGCCACAACAGCAGCACGACTTCAGAGATATGCATTATACCTATCAGGGTTCCAGTATACTATCGAATTTAAGGGAACGAAGCGCCATGGAAACGCCGATGGTTTGTCTCGCCTACCCCTACAACAAGGTGGAGAGTTTCAAGAATCGGACGTCGACGTAGCACATGtatttatgatgtcacaattcGAGAATTTGCCGGTATCAGTTCAGGAGGTTCGGCAAGCCACCAGGAGAGACCCCACACTATCACAAATATTAAACATGGTTATGAATGGCTGGAATAGAGACGTCAAGGCTGTGCCAGACCTGGCTGCTTATTTCAGTAGAAAGTCTGAATTAACTGTACACGAAGGCTGTGTAATGTGGGGAATACGCGTGGTAATTCCTGAAAAACTGAAACCCAAGGTCATGGATCAAATTCATGAAGGTCATCTTGGTGCGGGCAAGATGAAATCACTCGCGCGAAGTTATGTATGGTGGCCAGAGATTGACACCGACTTAGAAAATCAGGCTAAGAAATGTCATGGATGTGTATTGCACAAGAATAACCCTAATGCTGCGCCAGTACATCCATGGGAGTGGCCACAGCGACCTTGGCAACGCGTTCATGCCGACTTTCGCCGGGCCATTTGA
- the LOC117318617 gene encoding uncharacterized protein K02A2.6-like — translation MGPKPYAVLHDLTAPDLPGGKTYAQLVEILGGHFNPQPLQIAERFRFHKRDQKEGEPIREFNAAIRKLSEHCGFGAVLEETLRDRLVCGLRNEQIQRKLLSEDGLTYKNALDISIAMETASRDAIELQKEKQQSVNKINKFKQNNNRKHMNKKKGSTEHKGTSGSCFRCGGTNHTAADCYFKESLCHGCKKKGHIKKACMEKQFKKGKVYSLNHEDDDEETLLGSFTVKNLNSDVIWVNPEVNGKLISMELDTGSPVTIVPASVYRKHFKDHELETTTLKLKTYAGDTINPLGLLQARVKLNGQTAVLPIHVVSDKCKGPPLLGRNWLSALTLDWTEIKKAKNENLHYHTDVKDQNLLKQKYASVFKEELGTLKDITAQIKVKPGSDSKFCKARTVPYAIKPKVEAELLRLVSTGILKKVETSEWATPIVPIPKKDGSVRICGDFKVTINPVLDVDQYPLPKIEDIFASLAGGKQFTKLDLKQAYLQMEVKEEDRKFLTINTHLGLFQYQRLVFGIASAPAIWQRAMDQVLQGISGVQCILDDMIVTGGTRDEHMQTLETVLQRLDTFGLRLNNEKCAYMLDKIEFCGHVIDKDGIHKTGEKVDAVVNAPNPTNVS, via the coding sequence ATGGGACCCAAACCATACGCTGTGCTTCATGATTTGACGGCACCGGACCTTCCTGGCGGAAAAACATACGCTCAACTTGTTGAAATTCTCGGAGGGCACTTTAACCCACAACCCCTACAGATAGCAGAACGATTCAGATTTCATAAAAGGGATCAGAAGGAGGGGGAACCAATTCGGGAATTCAATGCGGCGATTCGTAAGCTGAGTGAACATTGCGGATTCGGAGCGGTATTAGAAGAAACCTTGAGGGATAGACTAGTATGTGGTCTAAGAAATGAACAAATACAAAGGAAACTTTTGTCAGAGGATGGCCTCACCTACAAAAATGCACTCGATATTTCCATCGCCATGGAAACTGCTTCGAGGGATGCCATAGAACTCCAGAAAGAGAAACAACAGTCggttaataaaataaataaattcaaacaGAATAACAACAGGAAACACATGAATAAGAAAAAAGGTTCAACTGAACATAAAGGAACCTCAGGCTCCTGTTTCCGATGTGGGGGAACAAACCACACCGCTGCTGATTGTTATTTTAAGGAGTCGCTATGCCACGGTTGTAAGAAAAAGGGACACATAAAGAAGGCATGtatggaaaaacaattcaaGAAGGGTAAAGTTTACTCGCTCAATcatgaggatgatgatgaggaAACATTGTTGGGAAGTTTTACAGTGAAAAACCTCAACTCTGATGTTATTTGGGTCAACCCGGAAGTAAATGGTAAACTCATCAGTATGGAGCTGGATACTGGGTCTCCAGTAACTATTGTACCTGCCTCGGTGTatagaaaacattttaaagatcATGAACTAGAGACAACAACACTGAAACTTAAAACGTATGCAGGGGATACAATCAATCCACTGGGTCTTTTACAGGCTAGAGTCAAATTAAATGGACAGACAGCAGTACTTCCGATACATGTCGTAAGTGACAAATGTAAGGGACCACCATTACTTGGAAGAAATTGGCTGAGTGCTTTAACCCTGGATTGGACAGAAATCAAGAAGGCGAAGAATGAGAACCTTCATTATCATACAGATGTAAAGGATCAGAACTTGCTGAAACAAAAGTACGCGAGTGTATTTAAAGAGGAACTGGGCACACTTAAGGACATTACAGCCCAAATTAAAGTCAAACCTGGGTCAGATTCAAAATTCTGTAAGGCTAGAACAGTGCCCTATGCTATAAAACCTAAGGTGGAAGCAGAGCTGTTGAGGCTTGTCAGCACAGGGATACTCAAGAAAGTAGAAACGAGTGAATGGGCTACCCCCATTGTGCCGATTCCCAAGAAAGATGGTTCGGTAAGGATCTGTGGGGATTTCAAAGTAACAATTAACCCTGTCCTAGATGTGGATCAATATCCACTACCCAAAATTGAAGATATTTTCGCGTCCTTGGCGGGAGGTAAACAATTTACAAAGCTAGACCTAAAACAGGCCTATCTCCAAATGGAAGTGAAAGAGGAAGATAGGAAATTTCTTACTATCAACACTCATTTGGGATTGTTCCAATATCAACGCTTGGTTTTCGGAATAGCGTCAGCCCCGGCTATTTGGCAGCGTGCCATGGACCAGGTGTTACAAGGGATATCAGGAGTACAGTGTATCCTGGACGACATGATTGTCACAGGCGGAACACGAGATGAACACATGCAAACCCTAGAAACAGTACTCCAACGGTTAGACACATTTGGGTTAAGACTGAACAATGAAAAATGTGCATATATGCTGGATAAGATCGAATTTTGCGGACATGTAATCGATAAAGATGGTATACACAAAACTGGAGAAAAGGTGGATGCTGTGGTAAATGCACCTAATCCTACAAATGTGAGTTAA
- the LOC117318619 gene encoding uncharacterized protein K02A2.6-like translates to MFLLMVDAHSKWPEVIPMTTTTVSKTIDVMSEIFARHGLPERLVTDNGPQFVSEEFQQFMRFNAIRHTTSAPYHPRTNGLAERLVQTFKQAMKASRKDGGTLNKKLSNFLLAYRSTPHTTTNETPAHLFLGRSLQTRLSLVTLNTRRTVQQKQEQMMDENRSSRQFNEGETVQVRDYRHSGRKWIPGSIDSKSGPLSYRVNVGCGAVWRRHADQIVKGQLPITAPTVDLPPLSTIPHTQTVCDQPSPERATSQQPEIPVALSTDKTVSTPPKRYPVRTRKAPSRLDL, encoded by the coding sequence ATGTTCCTTCTAATGGTGGATGCTCATTCCAAATGGCCGGAAGTAATACCTATGACAACAACGACAGTATCAAAAACAATTGATGTTATGAGCGAGATCTTCGCTCGACATGGACTGCCAGAGCGATTGGTTACGGACAATGGCCCACAATTTGTATCTGAAGAATTTCAGCAATTCATGAGATTCAATGCGATACGGCATACCACATCAGCTCCGTACCACCCCCGTACCAATGGTCTAGCGGAGCGTTTGGTGCAAACGTTCAAACAGGCCATGAAGGCTTCAAGGAAAGATGGAGGAACACTTAATAAGAAATTGAGTAATTTCCTGCTTGCCTACCGTTCGACACCACACACCACTACGAACGAGACCCCGGCTCATCTATTCCTTGGGAGATCACTACAAACACGATTAAGTCTGGTAACACTAAACACACGCCGGACAGTTCAGCAAAAACAGGAGCAAATGATGGATGAAAACCGGTCTAGTCGACAGTTCAATGAGGGAGAGACGGTACAGGTGCGCGACTATAGACACAGTGGACGAAAATGGATTCCTGGCTCAATAGACTCAAAATCTGGTCCACTATCCTACAGGGTGAATGTTGGATGCGGAGCCGTATGGCGGAGACACGCAGACCAGATTGTAAAAGGACAGCTTCCTATCACTGCACCAACTGTTGACTTACCACCACTATCcactataccacacacacaaaccGTGTGCGATCAGCCTTCACCTGAGAGAGCTACATCTCAACAACCAGAAATTCCAGTAGCTTTGTCTACAGACAAGACTGTATCCACACCACCAAAGAGGTATCCAGTCCGAACTAGGAAagctccttcgcgtttagatTTGTAG